In a genomic window of Magnolia sinica isolate HGM2019 chromosome 16, MsV1, whole genome shotgun sequence:
- the LOC131228548 gene encoding guanine nucleotide-binding protein subunit beta: MSVAELKERHIAATATVNSLRERLRERRLLLLDTDIAGYARAHGRTPVTFGPTDLVCCRTLQGHTGKVYSLDWTLEKNRIVSASQDGRLIVWNALTSQKTHAIKLPCAWVMTCAFSPNGQSVACGGLDSACSIFNLNSPVDRDGNLQISRMLSGHKGYVSSCQYVPDEETRLITSSGDQTCVLWDVTTGQRISVFGGEFPSGHTADVLSVSINSSNSKMFVSGSCDTTARLWDTRIASRAVQTYHGHEGDVNTVKFFPDGQRFGTGSDDGTCRLFDMRTGHQLQNYYQQHGDNDVPTVTSIAFSISGRLLFVGYSNGDCYVWDTLVAQVVLNLGSLQNSHEGRISCLGLSSDGSALCTGSYDRNLKIWAFGGHRRVI; the protein is encoded by the exons ATGTCGGTTGCAGAGCTGAAGGAGCGGCACATTGCCGCCACGGCGACAGTGAACTCTCTCAGAGAGCGGCTGAGAGAGAGGCGCCTTCTCCTTTTGGACACAGACA TTGCGGGTTATGCGAGGGCTCATGGAAGAACGCCAGTGACCTTCGGCCCTACGGACCTGGTTTGCTGTAGGACTTTGCAGGGGCATACCGGAAAG GTTTACTCATTGGATTGGACTCTTGAAAAGAACCGAATTGTCAGCGCATCTCAAGATGGGAGATTAATTGTATGGAATGCTCTAACAAGCCAGAAAACACACGCAATAAAACTACCTTGTGCATGGGTCATGACATGCGCCTTTTCTCCCAATGGCCAGTCCGTTGCCTGTGGTGGCCTTGATAGTGCATGCTCTATTTTCAATCTTAATTCCCCAGTTGACAGGGATGGGAACCTTCAAATTTCAAGAATGCTGAGTGGGCACAAGGGCTATGTATCGTCATGTCAATATGTTCCGGATGAGGAAACTCGCCTAATTACTAGCTCTGGCGATCAGACATGTGTTTTATGGGATGTTACTACAGGCCAGAGGATTTCTGTTTTTGGAGGTGAATTTCCATCAGGGCACACTGCTGATGTATTGAG tGTTTCGATCAACAGCTCCAACTCAAAGATGTTCGTCTCTGGTTCCTGCGATACAACTGCTCGATTGTGGGACACTCGCATTGCGAGTCGAGCAGTTCAAACATACCATGGCCATGAAGGAGATGTTAACACTGTCAAGTTCTTTCCAGATGGGCAGAGATTTGGAACTGGTTCAGATGATGGTACATGCAGGTTATTTGACATGAGGACTGGTCACCAGCTTCAAAACTACTATCAGCAGCATGGTGATAATGATGTCCCTACCGTGACCTCCATTGCTTTCTCCATATCGGGCAGGCTTCTGTTTGTTGGGTACTCAAATGGTGACTGTTATGTATGGGACACCTTAGTGGCTCAG GTAGTTCTGAACTTAGGATCGCTACAGAACTCGCATGAGGGTCGAATATCCTGTTTGGGATTGTCATCTGATGGAAGTGCGCTGTGTACAGGAAGTTATGACAGGAACCTGAAG ATTTGGGCGTTTGGAGGACACAGGAGGGTGATTTGA